A stretch of the Solanum dulcamara chromosome 6, daSolDulc1.2, whole genome shotgun sequence genome encodes the following:
- the LOC129892852 gene encoding uncharacterized protein LOC129892852, protein MVKLNTDGSALHNPGKIGGGELLRNSQGDLIFAYSVPFGEGTNNQSEIMTAIFGLSWYLQLGYTNVILEVDSEMLIRWIKQQAKPSWYTAEMYHPICAEIEAAIWLSMVLSIRFQEGFWKPDGGHTLSHLGAVFSNNLQQLDRD, encoded by the exons ATGGTAAAGTTGAATACTGATGGCAGTGCACTCCACAATCCTGGAAAAATTGGTGGGGGAGAACTTCTCAGAAACTCCCAAGGTGACCTTATCTTTGCATATTCAGTCCCTTTTGGAGAAGGCACAAACAACCAATCAGAGATAATGACTGCCATCTTTGGCTTGTCTTGGTATCTTCAATTGGGATACACCAATGTCATCTTAGAGGTTGACTCTGAGATGCTCATCAGATGGATCAAACAGCAAGCCAAACCTTCTTG GTACACTGCAGAGATGTACCATCCAATTTGTGCAGAAATTGAAGCTGCAATTTGGTTAAGCATGGTTCTCTCAATCAGATTTCAAGAGGGCTTTTGGAAGCCAGATGGTGGTCACACACTAAGCCACCTAGGAGCAGTTTTCAGCAATAACTTGCAACAACTTGATCGGGATTAG